The Marinilongibacter aquaticus genome has a window encoding:
- a CDS encoding nucleoside recognition domain-containing protein produces the protein MVLNYVWAGFFIIAIVVALIKCFIFQDTQIFELLVSGVFDSAKTGFEISLALTGVMTLFLGILKIGEEAGAIRLLSRIIGPFFRKLFPEIPENHPALGQMIMNFSANMLNLDNAATPFGLKAMESLQELNPSKDTASNSQIMFLVLQTSGLTLIPINIMTYRASMGAADPSDIFMPILISTYFATLISLIFVMIKQKINIWDRTILLWLSGLTAAIALLIGYLSTLSQQEVETFSKIYSNLILIAVIVSFIVGGLIKKIDVFDTFITGAKEGFQVAVKIIPYLVGMLVAISMLRNSGVLDFFTDSLAWVIGSLGFDTQFVDALPVAIMRPLSGSGARGLMIEAMENYGPDSFLGKLVCIFQGTTDTTFYVVALYFGSVGVTKVRYAIQYGLLADFVGVVAAILMAYMFFL, from the coding sequence ATGGTATTAAACTACGTCTGGGCCGGCTTCTTTATCATTGCCATAGTTGTTGCCTTAATCAAGTGCTTCATTTTTCAGGATACACAGATTTTTGAGCTTCTCGTCAGTGGTGTGTTCGATTCCGCCAAAACCGGCTTTGAGATTTCTTTGGCCCTTACTGGCGTTATGACCCTCTTTTTGGGCATTCTTAAAATTGGAGAAGAGGCAGGTGCAATTCGTCTGTTGAGCCGAATTATTGGGCCATTTTTCAGAAAGCTCTTTCCCGAAATCCCAGAAAACCATCCGGCATTGGGACAGATGATCATGAATTTTTCGGCCAATATGTTGAACTTGGACAATGCCGCCACACCTTTTGGACTTAAAGCCATGGAAAGTTTGCAAGAATTGAACCCGAGCAAAGACACGGCCTCCAATTCGCAAATCATGTTTTTGGTTTTGCAAACCTCGGGACTCACTTTGATTCCAATTAATATCATGACTTATCGGGCTTCGATGGGAGCCGCCGACCCTTCAGATATTTTCATGCCCATTCTGATCAGCACATATTTTGCGACTTTGATAAGCTTGATTTTTGTCATGATCAAGCAAAAAATAAACATTTGGGATCGAACCATTCTGCTTTGGCTCAGCGGCCTTACTGCAGCCATTGCCTTACTGATCGGCTACCTTAGCACATTGAGCCAGCAAGAGGTGGAAACGTTCTCGAAAATTTACAGCAACCTGATCTTGATCGCTGTCATTGTATCTTTTATTGTAGGCGGTTTGATCAAAAAAATCGATGTTTTCGACACTTTCATTACCGGAGCGAAAGAGGGTTTTCAAGTGGCCGTAAAAATCATCCCCTATCTTGTCGGGATGTTGGTGGCCATCAGCATGTTGCGAAATTCAGGTGTACTCGACTTCTTTACAGATTCTTTGGCTTGGGTCATTGGCAGCTTGGGATTCGACACGCAGTTTGTCGACGCCCTCCCTGTAGCCATCATGCGTCCACTATCGGGCAGCGGAGCCCGCGGATTGATGATCGAGGCCATGGAGAATTACGGTCCCGATTCCTTCTTGGGCAAATTGGTGTGTATTTTTCAAGGCACTACGGATACCACATTTTATGTAGTGGCCCTTTATTTTGGATCGGTGGGTGTCACCAAAGTGCGGTACGCGATACAATACGGCCTGCTCGCCGATTTTGTGGGCGTTGTTGCAGCCATCTTGATGGCCTATATGTTCTTTCTTTAG
- a CDS encoding single-stranded DNA-binding protein, with protein MAGLNKVLLIGNVGQDPEIRTLPSGSKVANFSIATTESYTDRSGQRQSQTEWHRIEIWDGLANVVEQYVKKGDPLYIEGKIKNEKWTDSNGQERTGIRIRATAMQMLGRADGNGGGSSGGYSQNSGNSGSSNYSEPSPQFTPSNDDDDLPF; from the coding sequence ATGGCAGGATTAAACAAAGTACTTTTAATCGGGAACGTAGGGCAAGACCCCGAAATCAGAACCCTACCCAGCGGAAGCAAAGTGGCTAATTTCTCGATTGCGACCACTGAAAGCTATACCGATCGAAGCGGACAAAGACAGAGCCAAACCGAATGGCACCGCATCGAAATTTGGGACGGATTGGCCAATGTGGTTGAGCAATATGTGAAAAAGGGCGATCCGCTCTATATAGAAGGCAAAATAAAAAATGAAAAATGGACCGATTCAAACGGCCAGGAACGTACAGGTATACGTATTCGGGCTACAGCCATGCAAATGCTCGGCAGAGCCGATGGCAATGGAGGCGGTTCTTCTGGTGGTTACAGCCAAAATTCAGGCAATTCCGGTTCATCCAATTATTCGGAGCCTAGCCCGCAATTCACTCCGTCGAATGACGACGACGATCTCCCTTTTTAG
- a CDS encoding HU family DNA-binding protein — MTKAEAIATISEKTGIDKASVSSTLEAFFVTVKTSLSEGEPLYIRGFGSFINKKRAAKKARNISKKITVTVPEHHVPSFKPSKEFVELIKDNIK; from the coding sequence GTGACTAAAGCAGAAGCAATTGCAACAATCTCCGAAAAAACCGGAATCGACAAAGCAAGCGTATCATCAACACTAGAAGCATTTTTTGTTACCGTAAAGACTTCGCTAAGTGAAGGCGAACCTCTTTATATTCGTGGTTTCGGAAGCTTTATCAACAAAAAAAGGGCCGCAAAGAAAGCAAGAAATATCTCAAAGAAGATAACGGTTACTGTGCCTGAGCACCATGTACCAAGTTTCAAGCCTTCAAAGGAGTTTGTTGAGCTGATTAAGGACAACATCAAATAA
- a CDS encoding DM13 domain-containing protein has product MSFIQIKNSIGLLLILSGTLSLSSCKEDKKIVNPATPIPGQNGGPSADSSSAQNAGNDKIIYEGEFKSYAHHTAGKAQITQNSQGDKHLVLRDFEYESGPDLHIYIANDEKANEYVDISTDLKPGDVQYSFSMPINFDDKPYVIIWCKQFTVNFGTAKLEKQ; this is encoded by the coding sequence ATGTCTTTTATTCAAATTAAAAATTCAATCGGCCTGCTGCTCATTTTGTCAGGAACCCTGAGCCTATCCTCTTGCAAAGAAGACAAGAAAATTGTGAACCCGGCCACGCCTATTCCCGGCCAAAACGGTGGACCCAGTGCAGACTCCTCTTCTGCACAAAACGCAGGAAACGACAAAATAATTTACGAAGGCGAATTTAAAAGCTACGCTCACCATACCGCAGGCAAAGCCCAAATCACGCAAAACTCGCAAGGCGACAAACACCTTGTGCTACGCGATTTCGAATACGAATCGGGACCCGACCTGCACATTTATATCGCAAACGACGAAAAAGCCAATGAGTATGTCGACATCAGCACCGACCTTAAGCCGGGAGATGTGCAATACAGTTTCAGTATGCCTATCAATTTCGACGACAAGCCTTATGTGATTATTTGGTGCAAGCAGTTTACGGTAAATTTCGGAACGGCCAAATTGGAAAAGCAATAA
- a CDS encoding tetratricopeptide repeat protein codes for MSGLKAKNHILIVLVVGLAASLALYALPKAVIKNEKPAGQPTNSEKNEAKAPDEHMKLSEGQLAEIAKIRTENKGEQAQYEALSTYFASQNLFDSAAYFAEQLAVSQPSEASWLAAGDLYYQAFTLSLNPVNQEKLADLTRAAYQKALAINPKQLHAKTNTAMTYVSSSSPMQAIMMLRQVLDENPRYVPALMSMGALSMQSRQYDKALGRFEEVLGIDPGNMNAQLGKAYSLIELGKKEEAQAILQQVKALGVDEVLENEIDKTLKSLE; via the coding sequence ATGAGTGGGTTGAAAGCTAAAAATCATATTTTGATCGTATTGGTTGTAGGACTGGCAGCAAGCCTAGCATTGTATGCTTTGCCCAAGGCCGTGATTAAGAATGAAAAGCCTGCTGGTCAACCCACAAATTCTGAAAAAAATGAGGCCAAGGCCCCAGACGAGCATATGAAGCTCAGCGAAGGGCAATTGGCAGAAATAGCAAAAATAAGAACAGAGAATAAGGGTGAGCAGGCCCAATACGAGGCCTTGAGCACGTATTTCGCCAGCCAGAACCTTTTCGACAGTGCCGCATACTTTGCCGAACAGTTGGCTGTATCGCAGCCCAGCGAGGCTTCGTGGTTAGCGGCGGGCGATCTCTATTATCAAGCTTTTACTTTAAGCCTGAATCCAGTGAATCAAGAAAAGTTGGCCGATCTTACCCGGGCAGCTTATCAAAAGGCTTTGGCCATCAATCCAAAACAACTTCATGCGAAAACCAACACGGCCATGACTTACGTGAGCTCGAGCTCGCCCATGCAGGCGATTATGATGCTTCGTCAGGTGTTGGATGAGAATCCCCGCTATGTGCCTGCTTTGATGAGCATGGGGGCTCTTTCTATGCAATCGAGGCAATACGATAAAGCCTTGGGGCGTTTCGAGGAAGTTTTGGGTATTGATCCGGGCAATATGAACGCTCAATTGGGCAAAGCCTACAGCTTGATTGAATTGGGGAAAAAGGAAGAAGCCCAAGCTATCTTGCAACAAGTGAAAGCTTTAGGGGTGGATGAGGTCTTGGAAAATGAGATCGATAAGACTTTGAAAAGTCTCGAATAA
- the mutY gene encoding A/G-specific adenine glycosylase, with amino-acid sequence MLSDKIIHWYLANKRDLPWRNTTDPYWIWLSEIMLQQTRVDQGLNYFLRFTEAFPHIENLAQADESRVLRLWQGLGYYSRARNLHKTAKIVSEQYNGNFPKEYEEIKKLPGIGNYTAAAVASIAFKKPHAVVDGNVYRVLSRLFTIDTAIDTGRGKKEFEELANALIDKKKPDLFNQGLMEIGALICKPKNPDCPNCPLQTECLAFKAGTMLEYPTKSRKQQVRNRYFHYLFIACGEQFYMQKRTEKGIWQNLYEFYLIETQEPQQNLDKLEEAFPDWLKATKTRTVGGVKTYTHLLSHQKIHAQFWHLIVDQKPSALSQNFFSDQELEQLPKHKLIVQYLSDRSIRGN; translated from the coding sequence ATGCTTTCTGATAAAATAATACACTGGTACTTGGCCAATAAACGCGATCTGCCCTGGCGGAATACCACAGACCCCTATTGGATATGGCTCTCGGAAATCATGTTGCAACAAACACGTGTAGACCAAGGACTTAACTATTTCCTCCGCTTCACAGAAGCCTTTCCGCATATCGAAAACTTGGCACAAGCCGACGAATCACGCGTGCTCAGGCTGTGGCAAGGATTGGGCTATTATTCAAGAGCCCGTAATTTACACAAGACGGCAAAAATAGTATCAGAACAATACAACGGAAACTTTCCCAAAGAATACGAGGAAATCAAAAAATTGCCCGGTATCGGAAATTACACCGCCGCAGCTGTCGCTTCCATCGCCTTCAAAAAGCCCCATGCCGTTGTCGATGGAAATGTATATCGCGTGCTCTCTCGCCTGTTCACAATCGATACGGCAATAGACACCGGAAGAGGAAAAAAAGAGTTTGAAGAATTGGCCAATGCTCTAATCGACAAGAAAAAGCCCGATTTGTTCAATCAAGGTTTGATGGAAATCGGTGCATTGATCTGCAAACCCAAAAACCCCGACTGCCCAAATTGTCCGCTGCAAACTGAGTGCTTGGCCTTCAAGGCGGGCACTATGCTCGAATACCCCACCAAGTCCAGAAAACAGCAAGTTCGCAACCGCTATTTTCACTACCTTTTCATTGCATGCGGGGAGCAATTCTACATGCAAAAACGTACAGAAAAGGGCATCTGGCAAAACCTGTATGAGTTTTATCTCATCGAAACCCAAGAACCGCAGCAAAACTTAGACAAATTGGAAGAGGCTTTTCCCGATTGGCTCAAAGCCACCAAAACAAGAACCGTAGGCGGAGTTAAAACGTATACACATTTATTGAGTCATCAAAAAATTCATGCTCAATTTTGGCATTTGATCGTGGACCAAAAGCCCAGTGCATTGAGTCAGAATTTCTTTTCGGATCAGGAATTGGAACAACTGCCAAAGCACAAACTGATTGTCCAATATTTATCGGATAGAAGTATCCGAGGCAATTGA
- a CDS encoding Rne/Rng family ribonuclease, which translates to MSNELYISSTEKGERIALMQDRRLIEYHIDQAENQFSVGDIYLGTVKKVVSGLNAAFIDIGYEKDAFLHYHDLSPNIRSLNTYTKGIQNKKPFSPRLKGFRLQPQIDKLGKITDVLTKGQPILVQVVKEPISSKGPRLSCDISIAGRYVVLVPFANAVNISKKITSKQERQRLHKMLNSVKPENFGIIVRTVAENKGLDELQRDLEECVEKWESGIRALKKARPRDRIVSEMNRAASLLRDLLNDDFDNVIVDSRNNFSKIKSLLQTIAPEKANILKLHTAKTKLFEQHGIEKQLKSLFGRSVSLPNGGYLIIEHTEALHVIDVNSGNKSTKEEDQEATALNVNLEAAKEIARQLRLRDMGGIVVVDFIDMKKAQNRKEVNLALKSEMKADRSKYTVLPITKFGLAQITRQRVRPEMNIVTKEKCPTCNGTGSIQASIAVTDLLENHLDHLLEKQNERKITIILHPFLYAYYREGLVSRQMKWFFKYRKWVKLVKDSSLGVTDFHFLNSLGEEIELNG; encoded by the coding sequence TTGAGCAACGAATTATATATAAGTTCCACCGAAAAGGGCGAGCGTATTGCTTTAATGCAAGATCGCAGACTGATCGAATATCATATCGATCAGGCCGAGAATCAATTCTCTGTGGGGGATATTTATTTGGGTACCGTAAAAAAAGTAGTTTCTGGTTTAAATGCCGCGTTCATTGATATAGGTTATGAAAAGGATGCATTTCTGCACTATCATGATCTTAGCCCGAATATTCGCTCTTTAAACACCTATACAAAAGGTATTCAAAATAAAAAACCCTTTAGCCCGCGTCTTAAAGGTTTTCGTTTGCAACCCCAAATCGATAAGTTGGGGAAGATCACCGATGTGCTGACCAAGGGGCAACCCATCTTGGTACAAGTGGTGAAAGAGCCCATTTCATCCAAAGGGCCGCGTCTTTCTTGCGATATTTCAATAGCAGGGCGTTATGTGGTTTTGGTGCCTTTTGCCAATGCCGTCAATATTTCCAAGAAAATTACCAGCAAGCAGGAAAGGCAGCGTTTGCATAAAATGCTGAATTCTGTGAAGCCGGAAAACTTTGGGATCATTGTGCGGACGGTCGCCGAAAACAAAGGATTGGATGAGCTGCAGCGGGATTTGGAAGAATGCGTGGAGAAGTGGGAATCGGGTATCCGTGCTTTGAAAAAAGCCAGACCGAGAGACCGCATTGTGTCGGAAATGAATCGGGCAGCCTCTTTGTTGCGTGATTTGCTGAACGACGATTTCGACAACGTGATCGTAGATTCAAGAAATAATTTCTCGAAAATCAAATCCTTATTGCAGACAATCGCCCCTGAAAAGGCGAATATCCTCAAACTGCACACTGCAAAAACCAAGCTTTTCGAACAGCATGGTATCGAAAAGCAGTTGAAATCGCTTTTTGGGCGTTCCGTGAGCCTTCCGAATGGTGGGTATTTGATCATTGAGCACACCGAGGCTCTGCATGTGATCGATGTGAACAGCGGAAATAAATCCACCAAAGAAGAGGACCAGGAAGCCACGGCCTTGAATGTCAATTTAGAGGCGGCGAAAGAAATTGCCCGTCAGTTGAGGCTACGGGATATGGGCGGCATTGTGGTTGTCGATTTCATCGACATGAAAAAGGCACAAAACCGCAAAGAGGTGAATTTGGCCTTGAAATCGGAGATGAAAGCCGACCGTTCGAAATATACGGTATTGCCGATCACCAAATTTGGATTAGCCCAGATCACACGTCAAAGGGTGCGTCCGGAAATGAATATCGTAACCAAGGAGAAATGTCCGACCTGCAACGGCACGGGAAGCATTCAGGCCAGTATAGCGGTTACCGATTTGCTGGAAAATCACTTGGATCATTTGCTTGAGAAGCAAAACGAAAGAAAAATCACCATCATTTTACATCCCTTCTTGTATGCGTATTACCGCGAAGGTTTGGTGTCTCGACAAATGAAATGGTTCTTCAAATATAGAAAGTGGGTGAAGCTGGTGAAAGACAGCTCACTAGGTGTGACAGACTTTCATTTTCTAAATTCCCTCGGCGAAGAAATTGAATTGAACGGATGA